A single region of the Manihot esculenta cultivar AM560-2 chromosome 12, M.esculenta_v8, whole genome shotgun sequence genome encodes:
- the LOC122721337 gene encoding uncharacterized protein LOC122721337: MYNGILKKNIKNKAKVEGSIANAYLVEEASSFCAYYFESHVSTRHRRVPRNDDGGVVEDKEIEGNLSIFKYPGRPIGQSKKRLLKKDERNAAHLYILLNCEEVSPFIKLYIEELRRISPNITDGEVDITLENNFSTWFRAYVHEPTNTVNNPLIQDLAKGPLNTVNVYTGYYVNGYKFHTEGRSANRMTVNCGVCIKGTNYSDQSSDYYGKLIEVLEVEYPALPMKRTVLFHCEWFDPTPNVGVKIHLMYNIVDVNQRKRFHKYEPFVLASQAQQVYYIPYPSLRRARSDWQSVIKIKVRAVIELPNVVVPATASITDAFQEDTVTLQPLVLNEEGLPETLNDPAGGEVFISELVEEEEEDEETYHYSTSDNDEYYLD, encoded by the exons aTGTACAATGGAATTTTAaagaagaatattaaaaataaagccaAAGTTGAAGGATCAATTGCTAATGCATACTTGGTAGAGGAGGCATCTTCTTTTTGTGCTTACTATTTTGAGTCACATGTTTCTACAAGACATCGACGGGTTCCACGTAATGATGATGGTGGTGTAGTGGAAGATAAGGAGATTGAAGGAAATTTATCAATATTCAAATATCCGGGTAGACCCATAGGTCAATCAAAGAAAAGGTTATTGAAAAAGGATGAAAGAAATGCAGCTCATTTATATATCCTACTAAATTGTGAAGAAGTTTCGCCATTTATCAA ATTATATATTGAGGAACTACGGAGGATATCACCTAACATTACCGATGGAGAGGTAGACATCACATTGGAGAATAACTTTTCCACATGGTTCAGAGCATAC GTACATGAACCAACCAATACAGTGAACAATCCTCTAATCCAAGATTTAGCCAAAGGACCTCTAAATACAGTGAATGTGTACACAGGATACTATGTAAATGGATACAAATTTCACACTGAGGGACGAAGTGCTAATCGAATGACGGTGAATTGTGGTGTATGCATTAAAGGAACGAACTATAGTGATCAATCAAGTGATTACTATGGTAAGTTGATAGAGGTTCTTGAAGTAGAATACCCGGCTTTACCTATGAAGCGGACAGTTCTATTCCACTGTGAATGGTTTGATCCTACCCCAAATGTTGGAGTGAAAATTCATTTAATGTATAATATTGTGGATGTAAATCAAAGAAAGAGATTTCATAAGTATGAGCCATTTGTTTTGGCTAGCCAGGCACAACAAGTTTATTACATTCCTTATCCTTCTTTAAGACGAGCAAGGTCTGATTGGCAATCtgtgataaaaattaaagtCAGGGCAGTGATTGAATTACCAAATGTTGTTGTACCAGCTACAGCGTCAATAACAGATGCATTTCAAGAAGATACTGTAACTTTGCAGCCTTTAGTCTTAAATGAGGAAGGATTACCTGAGACATTAAATGATCCAGCGGGTGGTGAAGTGTTTATTTCAGAAttagttgaagaagaagaagaagatgaagagacATATCATTATTCAACTTCAGACAATGACGAATATTACTTAGATTAG